One part of the Thermococcus litoralis DSM 5473 genome encodes these proteins:
- a CDS encoding DUF257 family protein encodes MDILDTLYLYKSQMELQGLNSGLLDNVRVIKIGGRLHVGNVITRLSFGEPVVREKEAFGIVKSILDVGDKIVSLVLGFDKLFFVINSRTEALSIVNIVLGYTGNPKGIGYYFINTELLEKNTPNILPLLEEVATTVVEIRKKGKSFFLNVKKSINSEIDGVEVKL; translated from the coding sequence GTGGACATTCTCGATACGCTCTACCTGTATAAGAGCCAGATGGAACTCCAAGGGCTAAACTCTGGCTTACTAGACAATGTTAGAGTTATCAAAATTGGGGGACGGTTGCACGTGGGGAATGTTATTACAAGACTTTCTTTTGGAGAGCCTGTTGTTCGGGAAAAGGAAGCATTTGGCATTGTTAAGTCAATTCTAGATGTGGGGGATAAAATAGTAAGCCTAGTTTTGGGATTTGATAAACTTTTCTTTGTAATAAATTCAAGAACAGAAGCATTGTCTATTGTGAATATCGTTCTGGGGTATACTGGAAATCCCAAGGGAATTGGCTACTACTTCATTAATACTGAGCTGTTAGAGAAGAATACTCCCAATATCCTCCCGCTCCTAGAGGAAGTTGCAACTACTGTCGTTGAGATAAGAAAGAAGGGTAAAAGTTTCTTTCTTAATGTCAAAAAATCAATCAACAGCGAAATTGATGGAGTGGAGGTGAAACTGTAA
- a CDS encoding metallophosphoesterase family protein has protein sequence MRIIAVTDIHGRGNKVKELLEHSKEQEPDLILIAGDITHFRGREAAYNILKEFINFGKPFYAVMGNCDGRDVLELLEELHISLHDKRVEFNGVGIVGIGGSNITPFSTIWEFSEEEIWEILTKNYQDGDIVLSHVPPKNTKVDKTFVGTHAGSKSLRKFIEEKQPPLVICGHIHEAIGIDEIGKTIIVNPGPLSRGHYATIDFDEEKKKVKDITLEKF, from the coding sequence ATGAGAATAATAGCGGTAACGGACATTCACGGGAGAGGAAACAAGGTTAAAGAGCTTTTAGAACACAGCAAGGAACAAGAGCCTGACCTTATTCTAATAGCCGGTGATATAACCCATTTCAGGGGTAGAGAAGCAGCTTATAATATCCTGAAGGAATTTATTAACTTTGGAAAGCCCTTCTATGCAGTTATGGGGAACTGTGATGGGAGGGATGTTCTTGAACTGCTTGAAGAACTCCACATCAGCCTTCACGACAAAAGGGTGGAGTTTAATGGTGTCGGCATTGTTGGAATAGGAGGCTCAAACATAACGCCTTTCTCGACAATATGGGAGTTCAGCGAAGAGGAGATTTGGGAAATTCTGACCAAAAATTACCAAGATGGCGATATAGTGCTTTCTCACGTTCCGCCTAAAAACACCAAGGTTGACAAAACCTTTGTGGGAACACATGCCGGAAGCAAGTCGCTGAGAAAATTCATTGAGGAAAAGCAGCCTCCACTGGTTATATGCGGTCATATACATGAGGCAATTGGAATAGACGAGATCGGAAAAACCATAATTGTAAATCCAGGTCCTCTGTCGAGGGGACACTATGCCACAATAGATTTTGATGAAGAAAAGAAAAAAGTAAAGGATATAACGCTCGAGAAGTTTTAA